The following coding sequences are from one Vibrio rarus window:
- a CDS encoding HNH endonuclease family protein, with the protein MMTKTALLALTIFCIATPTSFAGDLIKMSSSKICHDTNSPSYNRTKNFIPYNSMEECLDSGGHLPKNANNTSKGQSTSNSKYSRSQFGSGWADTDKDCQNSRMEALIAQSVSPVKFKSNKGCRVISGRWNSPYSGKTIYKASEIDIDHVVPLKWAWDHGADQWSKKKRIEIANNPANLLSVEASLNRQKGAKGLDEWLPPKNQCQYIARFERVRKTYGLKLSTSEKSKFAAIKQKHCR; encoded by the coding sequence ATGATGACAAAGACGGCTTTACTCGCTCTTACTATATTTTGTATTGCTACCCCTACTTCCTTTGCCGGTGATCTTATCAAGATGTCATCAAGCAAAATTTGTCACGACACTAATTCGCCATCGTACAACCGCACGAAGAACTTCATACCTTACAATTCAATGGAAGAGTGTTTAGATTCAGGTGGGCATTTACCCAAAAATGCTAATAACACAAGCAAGGGGCAATCTACCTCTAATTCAAAATACAGTCGTAGTCAGTTTGGTTCTGGCTGGGCTGATACTGACAAAGATTGCCAGAACTCACGTATGGAAGCCTTAATCGCTCAATCTGTATCACCGGTTAAATTTAAGTCTAACAAAGGCTGCCGTGTCATATCTGGACGCTGGAACTCACCTTACTCTGGTAAAACAATATATAAAGCCTCTGAAATCGATATTGATCATGTCGTACCGCTTAAATGGGCCTGGGACCATGGCGCAGATCAGTGGTCAAAAAAGAAAAGAATTGAAATTGCTAATAATCCTGCGAATTTACTGAGCGTTGAGGCTTCTTTAAACCGCCAGAAAGGTGCTAAAGGTCTTGATGAGTGGCTGCCACCAAAGAACCAGTGCCAATACATTGCTAGATTTGAGCGTGTGCGTAAAACCTATGGCTTAAAGTTAAGTACTTCTGAAAAGAGTAAGTTTGCGGCCATTAAGCAAAAGCATTGCAGATAG
- a CDS encoding metal-dependent hydrolase — translation MKWLNHSLIAGAICAVVSPPHVAVCLAGATAPDWFEYILKVVNKHVKHRGPTHVLTHWLVAALAFTFIWDFHGIGTAFCWGGVSHILTDAMTVSGVPFSPYSDRRFHLFGGRFRTGDPVEYAIAAGVVVLCIGFSHAVGNTDFIPFMFDWSGMYESGLIDAKEWKTNRFRLL, via the coding sequence ATGAAGTGGCTCAACCATAGCTTAATTGCTGGCGCTATTTGTGCTGTCGTATCGCCGCCGCACGTTGCCGTTTGTTTAGCTGGAGCTACAGCGCCAGATTGGTTTGAATACATTTTAAAAGTAGTTAATAAACACGTTAAGCACAGAGGGCCAACCCATGTACTAACGCATTGGCTTGTAGCTGCGTTAGCTTTCACTTTTATATGGGACTTTCATGGAATAGGTACCGCTTTTTGTTGGGGCGGCGTCAGTCATATTTTGACTGATGCAATGACCGTTTCCGGCGTTCCTTTCTCCCCGTACAGTGACCGACGTTTTCATTTGTTCGGCGGCAGGTTTAGAACCGGTGACCCAGTTGAATACGCAATCGCTGCCGGTGTTGTGGTTCTATGTATTGGATTTTCTCATGCTGTAGGTAATACCGATTTTATTCCCTTTATGTTTGATTGGAGTGGTATGTATGAGAGCGGACTTATCGATGCGAAAGAATGGAAAACAAACCGGTTTCGACTGTTATAA